The following are encoded in a window of Haliotis asinina isolate JCU_RB_2024 chromosome 14, JCU_Hal_asi_v2, whole genome shotgun sequence genomic DNA:
- the LOC137261621 gene encoding sulfotransferase 1B1-like, whose amino-acid sequence MATSQHILTIEGQAHNVDEGEMDIKMETDKFGKTIKYMVFRGRHYIPAYAPSILEQIENVSMRPDDIFLCAFPRTGTHWVFEMVNMLLGGKAETIQQFKGKQQLEFVDDERLSKLPSPRLVNTHFRLSDAPLAMKEKKCKVIYNLRDPRDVAVSVYHAYIDLKVSECECSFEGFWYLFLEGKVEVDGLFHHWLDAEEFLKKNPDIPVYLNIYEETLKNPLVAVQRLSDFLGLPRNDDLCQAIADKCHISHMRKDKDKYSFQVHGKNVLYRKGIVGDWKNYFTDQMLDDYYQVYEEKMAGSRFYNLYGRNA is encoded by the exons ATGGCTACATCACAGCACATTCTTACC ATTGAAGGACAAGCGCACAATGTTGACGAGGGTGAAATGGACATCAAGATGGAAACGGACAAGtttggcaagaccatcaagtaCATGGTGTTTAGGGGCCGCCACTACATTCCAGCATATGCACCGTCAATTCTTGAACAAATAGAGAACGTTTCTATGAGGCCTGATGATATATTCCTCTGTGCCTTTCCGAGAACAG GAACTCACTGGGTATTCGAAATGGTGAATATGCTCTTGGGAGGCAAGGCTGAAACCATTCAGCAATTCAAGGGGAAGCAACAATTAGAGTTTGTGGATGACGAGCGTTTGAGTAAACTACCTTCTCCACGACTTGTCAATACCCACTTCCGGTTGTCGGATGCACCACTGGCGATGAAGGAAAAGAAGTGCAAGGTTATCTACAATCTTAGAGACCCGAGAGACGTTGCTGTGTCTGTCTATCACGCCTATATCGATCTGAAGGTTTCCGAATGCGAGTGTTCTTTCGAGGGATTTTGGTACCTGTTTTTGGAAGGAAAAG TTGAAGTCGATGGTCTATTTCATCACTGGCTCGATGCTGAAGAGTTTCTCAAAAAGAATCCCGACATTCCTGtttatttgaatatttatgaagaaaCTTTAAAG AATCCCCTGGTGGCTGTGCAAAGACTCTCTGACTTCCTAGGTCTGCCAAGAaatgatgacttgtgtcaagcGATTGCCGACAAATGTCACATTTCTCACATGAGAAAAGATAAAGACAAATACTCTTTTCAAGTTCATGGGAAAAACGTGCTATATCGAAAAG GTATCGTTGGCGATTGGAAGAACTATTTCACTGACCAAATGTTGGACGACTACTATCAAGTGTATGAAGAAAAAATGGCCGGCTCGAGATTCTACAATCTGTACGGTCGAAACGCATGA